Proteins found in one Panicum hallii strain FIL2 chromosome 4, PHallii_v3.1, whole genome shotgun sequence genomic segment:
- the LOC112890737 gene encoding malonyl-CoA-acyl carrier protein transacylase, mitochondrial-like codes for MGAEAQSVPAAAKLFNQANDILGYDLLDLCTNGPKEKLDSTVISQPAIYVTSLAAVEVLRARDGGEDVINSVDVTCGLSLGEYTALAFAGAFSFEDGLKLVKLRGEAMQDASDAANSAMVSVIGLDSEKVQELCDAANEEVDEKERVQIANFWLISLLLDHVFLVLH; via the exons ATGGGTGCAGAAGCTCAGAGTGTTCCAGCAGCTGCCAAACTGTTTAACCAGGCAAATGACATACTCGG ATATGACTTGTTGGATCTTTGCACCAATGGACCAAAAGAAAAGCTTGACTCAACGGTGATCAGTCAG CCAGCTATATATGTTACCAGCCTTGCAGCAGTAGAGGTACTACGTGCACGCGATGGAGGCGAAGATGTGATCAACTCTGTTGATGTTACATGTGGTCTCAGCTTGGGAGAATACACTGCACTTGCATTTGCTGGTGCCTTTAG CTTTGAGGATGGACTGAAGCTTGTCAAGCTAAGAGGAGAAGCTATGCAG GATGCTTCAGATGCTGCCAATAGTGCGATGGTTAGTGTGATTGGTCTAGATTCAGAAAAGGTGCAAGAGCTATGTGATGCTGCTAATGAGGAAGTAGATGAAAAGGAAAGAGTTCAGATAGCAAACTTTTGGCTGATATCTTTGCTGCTTGATCATGTATTTCTCGTTTTACACTGA